Genomic segment of Dehalogenimonas alkenigignens:
GTAAAATTCATTCCAAAACAGGCGGCTGACTGGTGAATAGGGGCTGGGGTTCGATGAATCTTCCAAGATTATAGGTAGCAGCGGCAGCGTAGCGATCACCGATGCCCCTTGGGTCTCGCTCCAGCCGGCTAGGCGGCGGAAATCAGAGAGATCGCCTGCCCCCAGGCTGGTTTCAGAGCGAAGCGAATAAACCGGGCTGAATAATCCCCATCTTGCGGAGTCACATTTATCTGAATATGCTTGTTGCGGGGCCGATATGATCAGAGAGCGGTACATCCGCGTGCCGATGTGAATTTTAAGTTCGTGATAGCCTTGCGGCAAGATGCCTTTCACTTGAAGTTTATGAGTTGGTGTCCGCTGATATGCCTTTGTTTGTTTGTGATCAATCTGAGTGACGGTACAATCTGAAGATTTCCAGCAATAGTTCAAAACTCGGCCTTCTTCCAGAGTGATGGTCGCTGAGACGATTCCGTTGAACTTACGCGGTAAAGTCATCGGAATAGAGCGTAGCCTGCCGCTCCAAGCCACCAGTACCGGTTGGACTGCTTGCCGCCGTTTTATCGCAGTAAGACGCCTAAACGCCTGAGGCGCGTCAGTCTCGTCCTCGATGCGGATACCCAAACCGCGTAACGCTCCGATGATCGCCTGCGCCGATGCTCTTTTAAGACGACCGTGCATGTCGCGATAAGCTGTTTGAATACCGCAGGCGGTGGCCAGGTTATTTAGCTCTGGATTTACTTTAGCCAACCAAACTTCCCATCTTCACTTAGCCGGATTATACCGGGTAACGGCTTGACTTGGAAAAAGGCGGCAAGGATAATGGGTGCTAATTGTTCAATCGATGTAACGCTTAAGGACTTCCGCTTAATGGACTTACAACAACTAACGTCACGGATTCCGAGGCGTATCTCGCGTTTGGCAGAGCTTTCAAACAATTTATGGTGGAGCTGGAATTTGCCAGCTCGAGAACTTTTCGAATCGATAGATGCAAGATTGTGGCGGACTTCAGGTCATAATCCGGTACGCCTTCTGGCTGAAGTTGAAATCAAACGGCTCGACAGCCTGGCTGTGGACCAAGAATTCCTTGTGAAGTACGACCGGGCGATTGGTGAATTCGACAGCATCATCAAAGACGGCAACACCTGGGTATCACGAAACTTTCAGGGTGTTTTCAAAAAACCTATAGCCTACTTTTCGATGGAATTTGCCGTTCATAACTCCTTGCCGATGTATGCCGGCGGACTGGGGGTACTTGCTGGCGATATATGCAAAGAAGCTTCCGACCTTGGGCTGCCGTTTGTCGGCGTCGGCTTCATGTATCCGGAAGGGTATTTCCATCAGCGCATCAGCGACGAAGGCTGGCAAATAGAACACTACCGGCAACTCGACTTCGATCTTGCTCCTGTTTCGAAGGTAACCATGCCTGACGGCAGCCAATTCATCATGAGCCTGAGCCTCGGGGATAAAACAGTATTTATTACAGCATGGGAAGTCAAGGTGGGCAGGAGTATTCTTTACCTGCTGGACACTAACCTGCCGGAGAATGCCCCCGGTGATAGAGAACTCTCAGCCAGGCTTTATAGCGCGGGTAAAGATATCAGGCTGCAGCAAGAATATATATTGGGAATCGGCGGCGTCCGGCTGCTCCGCCTTTTAGGCATTGATCCGGCTGCCTGGCACTGCAACGAAGGTCATACGTCGTTTCTGCTGGTTGAACTGCTCAGAGAGCACCTTTTGGCCGGTGAAACGTTCGAAAAAGCGGTTGATAAAGTCAGGGCCGCAACAATATTTACCACCCATACCCCTGTTCCGGCTGGACACGATACCTTTGATGAATCGATGATCGAACGTTATTTTTGTTGCTTCTGGGAAAGCCTAGCCCTGGACCGGGAGCGCTTCATGTCATTGGGTCAAGCCTCTCCAGGCGAACCGTTCAATATGACAGCGCTAGGGATGAACCTTTCAAAAAACATCAATGCGGTGAGTAAAATTCATGGAGAAGTCTCGCGCCGCATGTGGCAGCGGCTTTATCCCCAAACTCCGGAGTCTGCCGTTCCCATTAACCACGTCACCAATGGCATTCATGTGCCTACATGGCTGACACCAGGGATGTCAAAACTGTTTGAAAAATCTTTTGGAGCAGAATGGTACCAGCGAAGACACGATATTAGCTTCCGTAAAGCGGTGGAGGCGATCCCGGACGAAGCGTTATGGCAGGTGCATCAGGACCGTAAGCAACGTTTGGCGCACTATATCAGAGAGCAAGCACGCCAGGAATGGGGAGGTATTGACGTGTCCAGCCGGCGGCTGGTGGCTTTGGGAGCAATGCTTGATCCTGAGGTGCTGACCGTCGGTTTTGTCCGCCGTTTTGTGGAATATAAACGACCGACTCTTCTTTTCAAAGATATTGAACGTCTTAAAACAATTGTCCGCAACTGGCAGCGACCGGTGCAGTTCATATTTGCCGGCAAGTCGCACCCGGCTGATTATATGGCAAAGGAACTGATTCACCGGGTATACGGCCAGGCGACCGATCGTGAGTTTGAAGGCAGAATTTGTTTTATTGAAGACTATGACCTCCATCTTGCCCGGTACCTTGTATCAGGTGTTGACGTCTGGTTGAACAACCCGCGGCGTCTGTTAGAAGCCAGCGGGACTTCCGGTATGAAAGCGTCGATCAACGGCGTTCCCAACGCCAGTATTTTGGATGGCTGGTGGCATGAAGGATTTAACGGTCGGAACGGGTGGGCTATCGGCGGCACCTTTAAGCCGGAGGATCCAAATGCAGAAGATATCCAGGACGCCTCTGAACTCTACGGGTTGCTCGAAGAACAGATTATCCCGATGTTTTATGAGCGCGACACGGCTGATATTCCCCGGCGCTGGCTGAAGATTTGCAAGGAAGCCATCGCTTCGACGCTATTTTCTTTTTCAGCCTCCAGGATGATGATGGAATATGCTGAAATGATGTATGTGCCGATAGCTCAGAGCGCGGCGACGGTGGCAATTCAATCTGAATAAGCCGGGTGTTACTTCCATGTCCAGGTGCTGTTGATAAAGAAATTCCAGCCGAAGGCGGCAATGATTCCGACTGCCGCTGATAAGATATAATGGAGCCCTATTAACTCGGTCAACGCTGCCAGCAGGCAAACGTAAATGATAAAGCCTCCCAGACTGGTGGTGTTGAATCGCCACAGCCGGCTGATGAATTTTGAACCATCGCGTTTCCGATCGCTAAAAGTGAATCGATCATTTAACATAAAATTCCATATAACCGAAATCTCGAAAGCTATTGCGCCGGCCAACAGGTAGTTAAAACCAACAGCTTCCCGCAATAACGCGATCAGGCTCAAGTTAACCACCGAACCGCTGAGCCCGACGCCGATAAATTTCAGCATCCTTCGGAGTTCACCAGTACGTCGCATTAAGGAAACAAGGTGTCGTAAATAGTCAGTCTGGGTTATCATCGATAATTTAGTCGTTCCGGCTCGCCGGTTTTCAAAAACATAAGGCACTTCAACGGTTTTAGTTGACCTGCCCAGGCAGATGACTTCCAGCAGTATTTTGTAACCCACCGGGCTTAATCCCACGCCGGAGATAACCTCGCGTCGAAATAAAAAACAGCCGCTCATGGGGTCCTTGATCCCCCTGGTTGACGGAAGCAGCAAGTGGGCAAGGAATACCGCGCCTCGTGAGATTAGTTTTCTGATAAATGACCAGTTGCCGACGCTGCCGCCCGGAACGTAGCGGCTGGCGATAACGATATCGGCTGCTGTTTGGTTTACTGTTGCCACCAGCCGGCTCATCACCTCCGGCGGGTGTTGGAGGTCGGCGTCCATGACCCCGATCAATTTGCCTTTGGCTGCGTTAAACCCGTCGACAACGGCTGAAGCTAAACCGCGTTTATCGGTTCTGACGATCACATTTGCATGAAATTGTTCAGAAAAACGACGAACAATATCAGCGGTTCCGTCAGGCGAGTTGTCATCGATCACCAGAACATCAAAAGGGTACCCTTTCAACGCCGAGTGTACCTGTTCCAGCAGTATTGGCACGTTGGCGGCTTCTTTAAATGTTGGTACCACAATAGTTAGATGAGGCTTATTCATAGCCACAATGCTATCTGAGCAGGTACGAAGCGTCAAGTTGATTCCAATTACGGACCAGAGAACTTCATTGCCGGAAATACCGGCAGTGTCTATAATTCCTGGCATGTCCGGATCGAGTGTCACGCTGAACATTATTGCTAAGGAGCAACTCCTTGCCCGCAGCCCTTATTTTATCGGGCTCTCTACCAATGAAATGAAAGAGGTGTCCCACCTGACTTTTGAGCGGCAGGTTGGGCGTGGTGAGATTGTAACTTTGGAAGGCGGAGCTGACCATAATCTCTACCTGGTAGCTTCCGGGGCGTTAAAAATATACAACACCTCCTCAGGGGGCAAAGAACAGATAGTCAGCCTTGTCAGGCCCGGCGACAGTTTCAATGACGTCGCCGCTTTTGATAGCGGCACCGTACCAGCAACAGTACAGTCCTTAACCCCAGCTCTACTGTATTATATCAGCGGCCCTGCGTTGCTTGAGAGAGCCTGCCGTTTAAGTGGACTTGCTTCGAATATTGCCCGCCTGCTTGCCGGCAGAGTGAGGGATTTGAGCAGCCTTGTTGCCGATCTTTCTTTCAGACCGGTAGCCGGCCGTCTGGCGCGTATCCTGCTTGACCAGATAAACCGGGAACCGGCCCCTTACCTGACACAAAAGGATCTGGCTTCAATGGCAGGCACTGCCCGAGAAGTGGTGGCGCGGGCACTTAAAAGCCTGGAAGACGAAGGTATTATCAGGGTAGACCGTCACAAGATCGTAATTAAAGACCGGGTAAAACTCGAAGATAAGGCCGCATGATGAAAGTCACATACATTTCGGCGGCACTCGTCGATAATAGAAATGTGCCGCCCGCGATAACAATTGACCAGGTTCTATGCGATGGATGTAATTTATGCGTCGCTGCCTGCGGCCAGGGTGTTTTAGCGATTGTGGGAAATAGGATTTCTTGTATTGAAACCGATGCTTGCGGTGACTGCCGAGTTTGTGAATATATTTGCGGCCGCGGCGCCATCCGTTGGGAATATGAATTGGTCTCCAGGGAGTCGAAGCCGGAGAGTTGAAAATGGGGCCCATGGGCTCATTTAGATAGGCTTATCGGCATCGAGAGTGAGATTTCCCTCCGCCAGACGGCGCAGCTGTTCGTTGAAAACACTTCCGGCAAGAAGTATCAGTCCAGAGAGGTAGATCCAGATCATCAAAGCGATAGCCGAATAGATTGGGCCATATATGACCGTAATCCGCGAAAACTGCACAACGAAGTAGATAAAAACATACCTCAGGACTTCAAACAAGGCCGTTGCCAGTACCGCGCCTGGCCAAATATAGTGCCAAGCGTGTCTGGTCGTTGGAAGATAAGTATACATGACGGTAAAGACAACCCAGGTGAGAATAGAGCCCACTGCCAGCAATGCGGCATTTGTTGTATTCCCGAAGAAAGGGATGACTACCGCGGGGAGTAAATTAAAAACCGTTGGCAGTACGCCGGAGACCAAAAATAGGAAACCTGCTCCCAGCGATAATAAAATATCTCGGGGTTTTCGCAGGTAAAAAGGCCGTCGTTCGCATACGCCGCAAGACCTGTTCAAGGCCACGCCGATAGCTGTGAACATGCTTGAACTGGTCCATATCAGGGCGATAAAACTGATAACGCCGACTATATTCCGTGAAGCGATAATGCTTTCGATGTTTTCTACAACAATATCTGCGGCGATAGGCAGGTTGTCTTCCATGAAGCGGAGAATAGCCTGCTGAACTGTTTCGGAAGGCAAAAAAATACCGGCTAAAGCGATAAAACCAAGCAGCAACGGAAACAGCGACAGCATCGCGAAATAAGCAACTCCGGCCGCCAGATGGGAAGCATCGTCCCGGCCAAGTTCCTCGATGGTACCGACCGCCAACCGGATTCCGGTGACGGATAACAGCCGGTCCTTAAGTCGGTTGAACCTATTTTTGAAAGATCGTCGCGTCATGGTGCAGCAACGGCAGGTGGTCTTCTAAGCGGGAGGCGTCGTTCAAGTAATAGAATATCTGAACAATGGTTGCCGTTAGAGGCACTGCGAGCAGAATACCCCATATTCCGGCGGTATAAGCGCCAAGTACAAGCAAGAGTAGTGCCACAGCTGGATGAATATGTAGCAATTGCCCTTGGATCCGCGGCACAAGGAGGTTGTTCTCCATTAGTTGGACAAACAGGAACAGGCCAATCACCCAGACGACAAGGTCGGGATAGGTCGCCAGTATTATGATCAGGGCAAAAAGTCCGCTGATCCACGGTCCGATAGTCGGCACCATCTCGAATACGCCGGCGATTAATGCCAGAAGCAATGCCAGTCCGAAATTCACACGCATCAGTAATAAACCGATGAAAGTCACGCTGCCGACTATACTTCCCAACAACAACTGAGCCCGGAGGTACCTTCCAAGTACTCCTCCGATGATAGTCAGGACGTTGCGGGTGTGGATTGCCGCCTGGCGGGGGAGATTGTTATGCAGCGCGTTGCCCAGTTTCTCCCAATCTTTAAGCAGATAAAAGAGGAACATGGGTAGCGCCGCGAAGCCAAATATTACACCGATAGTATCGGGGATCAGGTCGAAGCTCCGCCTGGCGAGATTCTCCAGAGCGGTTCCGATATTGTCGGTGACATCGGTGACAAATTGATCAATCCGGGCTTGAATATCTGGCGAAAATTGCGTCCTCACCGATTCCAGAAGATTGGAAAAG
This window contains:
- a CDS encoding Crp/Fnr family transcriptional regulator translates to MSGSSVTLNIIAKEQLLARSPYFIGLSTNEMKEVSHLTFERQVGRGEIVTLEGGADHNLYLVASGALKIYNTSSGGKEQIVSLVRPGDSFNDVAAFDSGTVPATVQSLTPALLYYISGPALLERACRLSGLASNIARLLAGRVRDLSSLVADLSFRPVAGRLARILLDQINREPAPYLTQKDLASMAGTAREVVARALKSLEDEGIIRVDRHKIVIKDRVKLEDKAA
- the glgP gene encoding alpha-glucan family phosphorylase; translated protein: MDLQQLTSRIPRRISRLAELSNNLWWSWNLPARELFESIDARLWRTSGHNPVRLLAEVEIKRLDSLAVDQEFLVKYDRAIGEFDSIIKDGNTWVSRNFQGVFKKPIAYFSMEFAVHNSLPMYAGGLGVLAGDICKEASDLGLPFVGVGFMYPEGYFHQRISDEGWQIEHYRQLDFDLAPVSKVTMPDGSQFIMSLSLGDKTVFITAWEVKVGRSILYLLDTNLPENAPGDRELSARLYSAGKDIRLQQEYILGIGGVRLLRLLGIDPAAWHCNEGHTSFLLVELLREHLLAGETFEKAVDKVRAATIFTTHTPVPAGHDTFDESMIERYFCCFWESLALDRERFMSLGQASPGEPFNMTALGMNLSKNINAVSKIHGEVSRRMWQRLYPQTPESAVPINHVTNGIHVPTWLTPGMSKLFEKSFGAEWYQRRHDISFRKAVEAIPDEALWQVHQDRKQRLAHYIREQARQEWGGIDVSSRRLVALGAMLDPEVLTVGFVRRFVEYKRPTLLFKDIERLKTIVRNWQRPVQFIFAGKSHPADYMAKELIHRVYGQATDREFEGRICFIEDYDLHLARYLVSGVDVWLNNPRRLLEASGTSGMKASINGVPNASILDGWWHEGFNGRNGWAIGGTFKPEDPNAEDIQDASELYGLLEEQIIPMFYERDTADIPRRWLKICKEAIASTLFSFSASRMMMEYAEMMYVPIAQSAATVAIQSE
- a CDS encoding AI-2E family transporter translates to MQALHLTSRHWRSIVFVAILVVFFSFAYALRSVLLPFFIGVLVAFILHPAVIWLESHVTFPEKLKRHRRVILVVLVLLLLAALIVLVASYLIATLINTVDQLLDHASEIMDAVMSYFSNLLESVRTQFSPDIQARIDQFVTDVTDNIGTALENLARRSFDLIPDTIGVIFGFAALPMFLFYLLKDWEKLGNALHNNLPRQAAIHTRNVLTIIGGVLGRYLRAQLLLGSIVGSVTFIGLLLMRVNFGLALLLALIAGVFEMVPTIGPWISGLFALIIILATYPDLVVWVIGLFLFVQLMENNLLVPRIQGQLLHIHPAVALLLLVLGAYTAGIWGILLAVPLTATIVQIFYYLNDASRLEDHLPLLHHDATIFQK
- a CDS encoding glycosyltransferase, which gives rise to MTLDPDMPGIIDTAGISGNEVLWSVIGINLTLRTCSDSIVAMNKPHLTIVVPTFKEAANVPILLEQVHSALKGYPFDVLVIDDNSPDGTADIVRRFSEQFHANVIVRTDKRGLASAVVDGFNAAKGKLIGVMDADLQHPPEVMSRLVATVNQTAADIVIASRYVPGGSVGNWSFIRKLISRGAVFLAHLLLPSTRGIKDPMSGCFLFRREVISGVGLSPVGYKILLEVICLGRSTKTVEVPYVFENRRAGTTKLSMITQTDYLRHLVSLMRRTGELRRMLKFIGVGLSGSVVNLSLIALLREAVGFNYLLAGAIAFEISVIWNFMLNDRFTFSDRKRDGSKFISRLWRFNTTSLGGFIIYVCLLAALTELIGLHYILSAAVGIIAAFGWNFFINSTWTWK
- a CDS encoding YihY/virulence factor BrkB family protein, which encodes MAVGTIEELGRDDASHLAAGVAYFAMLSLFPLLLGFIALAGIFLPSETVQQAILRFMEDNLPIAADIVVENIESIIASRNIVGVISFIALIWTSSSMFTAIGVALNRSCGVCERRPFYLRKPRDILLSLGAGFLFLVSGVLPTVFNLLPAVVIPFFGNTTNAALLAVGSILTWVVFTVMYTYLPTTRHAWHYIWPGAVLATALFEVLRYVFIYFVVQFSRITVIYGPIYSAIALMIWIYLSGLILLAGSVFNEQLRRLAEGNLTLDADKPI